TACGCTCCCGTTTTTCAAGTCAACTCCAGGATGCATTTCGTCACGGATCTGATCTTTTCGTGTTCCATCAGCATTACCGACACAGGGGGCGTGAGGTTGGAAATAGTGGACGATAAGTCGCTTTTCGGGATACTGTTCATGGACTCTTCTCGCTACGTCGCTCAGGGTATCCGGATAGATGGTCGGAACGTCTCCAAGACCTGCCTCTTCGAGTACGCCCGCACTAGAGAGATCTTCACGGCTGGCGTCGTGTTCGGTTATCCAGAGGTTCTCGACATCGTGGAAGGAGTAAGGTGCAATTTTCGATATCCACGGATTGGCAGTTACATATACGGTATCAGGAAATTCGCGCGCAGTGAACGTGTTCTTCATCCATTCTGGGCTTGAACATCCGACAGAGTGGACAGAATCATATTCATCAAACTGAGACGTATCGATAGCCTGCTCAAACATGTCAGCACGACATGCGTCGAGGATAAGAAGATTATCCCAGTCTTTCTCCATGAAATCTTCGCCATGGTTACCGTGTATCTTACCGAGCATCGGTCCAGCTATCCGTGATGTAAACCGCTGACGCCACCAGTACGGATCGTCTCCGTTCTTCAGAATCTCGTTCGTTGCGTACGTAATTTTATCGATCATATGGATTTTGGGATTAGTTCTCTTTGTCCTACAGTTGTCGAGCAATCACTTTATAGGCTCACCGGTTTTCGTTTACGATGGGAGAGTAGCTACTCTCGTGGTTAATCGAGGTGCCTCCTATATTTTCCGGAGTGTACTCGGCTACGTTTTGAGTCGAGGTTCGAGTCGCTCGGTGACGGTTCCCCAGGTGAAGACCTGCATGCTACTAACGTCGGCGTTCAAAGCAGCGTCCACTGCATCGGCCACTTCCATAGGACCGATTTTGCGTACATCAATCACGCCGCGGTTCGACACCCAGTCGTCGAGCGCACTCCCCGTCCGAACGACGCAGGGGGTCCCGCTGGCCAGTGCCTCGGCGACCGTCATACCGTACGCTTCGAACTCCGAGAGTAAAAGGTAGGCCGACGCCCCAGCGTACAGTCCCGGTAGGCGTTCGTCGGCGACGTAGCCCAGAAACTCGACGCGCTCGGAAACGCCCGTCTCGCGTGCAGTCCGCTCTAACTCGGACCGGTAATCGCCGGAGCCAGCAATCAGTAGGTCGTACTCCGGGAGTTCCGGGAGTGCGCGAATCGCGTGTTGAACACCCTTGTACGCTTCCAGTCGGCCAACGCAGAGTAGATACGGTCGGTCGCGCTTCTCGGGCGTCGCGTCGGCGAACCGCTCTACGTCCAGGCCGTTCGGAATCACGGTGGCGTCGAGTCCGAAGTCCGCGCGTAACTGGTCGCGCTCCCAGTCGCTGACCGCGATTACCTCGTCCGCGCGCCCGAGCGCCCATCGGCCGAGCGGTCGGTAGAGCGAGAGTAGTTTGTCGCGGAACCCGCTCGCGCTTCCCCCGTGATAGTGAGGCGTCACTACGAACCGTGCGTCCGCGACTCCTAACGCCGCGAAGAAGGCTGGGAGCGAGTGATAGTTGTGCGCGTGGACCACGTCCTGGTTGGCCCGTCGAACTGCGGGTGCGATGCCCGGCGCGACGTGGAACGCGCCGCCGGGCGCGAACCCTCGAAAGCGGCGCACACGAACACCGTCGCGGGTCTCGCGCCGGGCGAGTCCGTCCTCGGCATCGGCCGCGAACACCGTCACGTCGTGGCCACGAGAGACGAGTCGGCGACTGATTTCGGCGACGTGAGTCTCGACGCCACCAGTATGAGGCGGATACCGCGGTGCGACTTGTAAAATATTCATCGAACTATCCTCAGTCGAACGCCTCCCGCAACTCCTCGTCTACTTCCCACGTCCCGTCGCCTTTCCCGCGGAGCAGTTCGACGGCGGCGTGGAGCAGCGACACCTGCGAGTCGAAGACAGCGTAGATAGCCTGTAGCGGACCGAGGAAGTCTTTCTGACCGAGCCAGACGAACGCGGCGAGCGCGGCCGGAACCGCGAGCCCGGCGAGACCCGCGACGGAGAGTCCAGCGGCGGTGACCGCCAGCACGTCGAGCGCGACGAGCCACGGAGAGACTATCATGAACCACCAGTTGAACGGGAGGACCACTTTGCCGTAGTTGCCGTACTTTCCGAGCGCGTCGCGGTGCTGGGCGAGCAGGCGAATCAGACCCATCCCGCGGCGGTCCTTCTGAAGCCTGCGCTTGCCGAAGTCGGAGTGAGACGCCTCCTTGTACCTGACCGCGGGGTCGAAAACGACGCGGTCACCGCCCCGACGAATCTTCAGCGCCAACTCGGTGTCGTCGGCCAGCGAGTTGGGGTCGATTGGGACGATGGCGTCGTTGTCGAACGCCGAGAAGGGACCGTGGAAGATGAGCGTCGAGTCGAGGTGCGATTCAAGCGTCTGGATGTGGGCCTGTACGCCCCGATACCCGGCCTCAACCTCGCTTCCGCCGAGGACTTCGGCGTTCTGGCCCGTGACCGCAGCCACGCCGGGGTCCGCGAGATTGGCGGCCGCCTCTCGGAGCGCGTCGTCGGCGACGTAGGAGTCGCAATCGGTCTTGACGACCATTTCGTTGTCGGCGGCGGCGTAGGCGTCGTTTAGGGCGGGCGCAAGTCCCCGGCGCTCCTGCTCGCGGATGAGGTTCAGGTCCGGATGCGCGCGGTCCTCGAAGTACGACTCGATAATTTCGGGCGTCTCGTCGTCGCTGGAGTCCACGACGACCAGTTCGACCTTCTCCATCGGGTAGTCCAGCGACACCACGTCGTCGAGTTTCTTCTCGATGATGCCCGATTCGTTGTAGGTCGGCAGAACGATGCTGACGGTCGGTTCCGCGTCGCGCTTGTCGGCGGGCGACCCGCTCGGCCCGACGACCGCGTAGAGGGCTAAGTACGCGAGATACGGCAGCGCCGTGGCGGCGACGAGCGCCCCCGCGGCGGCCACGAGAGAGTTCATACGACCGGGTATGGAATCGGACTATAACATACTGTTGGTCGTCGGCGAGACGAAGACGGGCCGTCGGCTATCCGACAACGTAGCATCACGAAAGAAATGTACGGACAGGACGAAAGTGAGAGGAAGGTCGGATACCGCGTTAGACCGTGACTGCGCTCTCTTGGGAGAGCGACTGGGGCACGTTAGCGCGGTACTGCGTCACTGCGCCGTACTGGGTCGTCACCTTGAGCTTGACCTCTTCGCCCTCGCCGAGGGCGCTGGAGATCTGGGTGGCGTCCATCGTGATCTTGAATCGGTCGTCCTGCGTGTTGAGGACGGGTTCGGAGCCGTCAGGATCCTTGATGGCGCTGACGTTGAACTCGCCGTCACCGAGGCTATTGCCGTCGTCGTTATGAGTCAGCGTCTCGGCTTCCTCTGGCCCGATCCACTCGATGGTGGCTGACGATAGATTGATATCGTCGGACCCGGAACCGCGCATGACCGTCAGGTTGATCTTTTCGACCCGCTCGTTGGCAACGCTACCGAACGCGCTAACGACCTGCACGCGGTTCGAGACCTGCGCACTGGACTCCTGACCGGTCTGCTCGGACTTCGTCTGGAGGAATCCGGCCGTATTGATGAGCACGCCCGCTGCAATTGCGGCGACAAGCACCATCGCAATGAAGACGATGAGCGTACCGATACCCACCTGACCGCGGTCGTTGACCGCGCCCTCGATTCTATCTTTTACTGCTGAGATATAATTCCGTGACATTATTCGGACCTTTTTGTATTCGGGAACTTTCCCAACTTGGACGTACCACCAACGATATATATAACGTTCGTCCGTTTTCACCAGTGATAATCGGCGTCATTTCGTCTATTTATTGCTCGAAGGAAGACATGCATCCATATTCAGAGTGGTCTCCGAAGAGAACACGTCCGATGATCGCTTTTAAATTATCTCCAATTGAACTCTACGCGCTTTTATCGCAGGTCTACACGCGGAGTAGGCCGAGTGACTCGGGGCTTGACCCTAAGGTGGCTCACGCACACCGACGATGACGATGCACGCGAACGGCATCGCCACCGTGCCGACCGAGACATTCGACCGAAGCGCGCCGACCGAAAGGTCATAGAGTAAGCCTTTTGCGCTCGTGGTGACCACTCCATTTCAATGGCCGACAGCGAGGACGTTTGCGTTCTCATCCCGACTCTGAACGAAGCCGAGACTATCGGCGAGGTTATCGACGGGTTCACCAGTCGAGGCTACGAGAACGTCCTCGTCATCGACGGGAACTCGTCCGACGAAACCACCGACGTGGCCCGCGACCACGGGGCGCGAGTCATGTATCAGTCAGGGTCCGGAAAGGGACAGGCGGTCCGAGAAGCCATCGAGCACATCGACGCCGAGTACGTCCTGATGCTCGACGGCGACGGCACGTACCGGCCCGAAGACGCCGAGGCGATGCTCGACCCGCTGGTGAACGGCGAGTACGAGCACATCATCGGCGACCGCTTCGCGGACATGGAGGACGGCGCGATGAGTCGCTTCAACGAGTTCGGGAACGGACTGTTCAACTGGGTGTTCCGCACCATCCACGGCAAGAACTTCGAGGACATTTTGAGCGGCTATCGGGCGTTCACCCGCGAGTCGGTGGAGAAGTTCTATCTGGATTCCGACGGCTTCGGCGTCGAGACCGAACTGGCCGTCGAGTGTGTCAAACACGGCGTGCCGACGACCGTAGTCCCGATTCGCTACGAGGCCCGGCCCGACGACTCGGACACCAACCTCCACCCGATTCGAGACGGCGGGGTCATTCTCCTCACGCTCTACCAGTTGGCGAAGACGAGCAACCCGCTGTTCTACTTCGGGAGCGTCGGGGTGTTGAGCGGGGTGTTCGGCGTCGCCATCGCTGGGTACGTTGCCTACGAGTGGTTCGGCCCGGCGAACACGTCCCACGAGGTGCTGGCGGTGGTCGCCGCGTTCGCCATCCTATTTGGCGTCCAACTGCTGATGTTTGGTGTCCTCTCGGACCTCATCGTGACGTTGCACCGCGAGCAGATGCGACGGTTAGAGTAGTCGGCATCCCTTCATTTCTCGCCCCTGTCGCTCGAAAACTGCCGGTACTGTTATTTTTGTTACTTGTGTACGTGCGTCCGCATGCCAGATAGTCACAATCTCCACGACTACGACGGAGTGCGCGAATCGTTCGCTTGGGACGATATCTACGCCGACGCCGACTGGGACGCGCCCGACGAACTCAACATCGGCCACGAAGTCTGCGACCGACACGCGGCAAACGGCGAGCAGGTCGCGCTCTATCAGGTCGGCGAGGACGGCGACCTCACGGAGACGACGTTCCGAGAGTTGGCCGACCGGTCGAGCCAGTTCGCCAACGTCCTCGAGGCGTTGGGCGTCGAGCGAGGCGACCGGGTGTTCTCGTACATGCCCCGGATTCCGGAACACTACGTCGCGCTCGTCGGGACGCTCAAGCGCGGCGCGGTGTTCGGCGGCGTCAACGAGCGGTTCGGCCCGGACGGCATCTCCTACCGACTCGACGACTGCGACGCGTCGGTGGTCGTGACCACCAGCGACAACCGCGAGACGGTCGGGGCAGCGCTCGAAGACGCGCCCTCGGTCGAACACGTCCTCGTGGTGGACCGCGACGAGGGCGAGATTGGCGACGGCGATGTCGGGTTCGCGGACGCGCTCGACGACACGAGCAGCGAGTACGAGGCGGCCCGGACCGGCGGAGAGGACGACGCGCTGCTCTACTACACCAGCGGAACGACCGGTCCCGCGAAGGGCGTCCGGCACAAAC
This genomic stretch from Halorussus pelagicus harbors:
- the aglJ gene encoding S-layer glycoprotein N-glycosyltransferase AglJ, producing the protein MADSEDVCVLIPTLNEAETIGEVIDGFTSRGYENVLVIDGNSSDETTDVARDHGARVMYQSGSGKGQAVREAIEHIDAEYVLMLDGDGTYRPEDAEAMLDPLVNGEYEHIIGDRFADMEDGAMSRFNEFGNGLFNWVFRTIHGKNFEDILSGYRAFTRESVEKFYLDSDGFGVETELAVECVKHGVPTTVVPIRYEARPDDSDTNLHPIRDGGVILLTLYQLAKTSNPLFYFGSVGVLSGVFGVAIAGYVAYEWFGPANTSHEVLAVVAAFAILFGVQLLMFGVLSDLIVTLHREQMRRLE
- a CDS encoding archaellin/type IV pilin N-terminal domain-containing protein, whose amino-acid sequence is MSRNYISAVKDRIEGAVNDRGQVGIGTLIVFIAMVLVAAIAAGVLINTAGFLQTKSEQTGQESSAQVSNRVQVVSAFGSVANERVEKINLTVMRGSGSDDINLSSATIEWIGPEEAETLTHNDDGNSLGDGEFNVSAIKDPDGSEPVLNTQDDRFKITMDATQISSALGEGEEVKLKVTTQYGAVTQYRANVPQSLSQESAVTV
- a CDS encoding glycosyltransferase family 4 protein, producing MNILQVAPRYPPHTGGVETHVAEISRRLVSRGHDVTVFAADAEDGLARRETRDGVRVRRFRGFAPGGAFHVAPGIAPAVRRANQDVVHAHNYHSLPAFFAALGVADARFVVTPHYHGGSASGFRDKLLSLYRPLGRWALGRADEVIAVSDWERDQLRADFGLDATVIPNGLDVERFADATPEKRDRPYLLCVGRLEAYKGVQHAIRALPELPEYDLLIAGSGDYRSELERTARETGVSERVEFLGYVADERLPGLYAGASAYLLLSEFEAYGMTVAEALASGTPCVVRTGSALDDWVSNRGVIDVRKIGPMEVADAVDAALNADVSSMQVFTWGTVTERLEPRLKT
- a CDS encoding glycosyltransferase; protein product: MNSLVAAAGALVAATALPYLAYLALYAVVGPSGSPADKRDAEPTVSIVLPTYNESGIIEKKLDDVVSLDYPMEKVELVVVDSSDDETPEIIESYFEDRAHPDLNLIREQERRGLAPALNDAYAAADNEMVVKTDCDSYVADDALREAAANLADPGVAAVTGQNAEVLGGSEVEAGYRGVQAHIQTLESHLDSTLIFHGPFSAFDNDAIVPIDPNSLADDTELALKIRRGGDRVVFDPAVRYKEASHSDFGKRRLQKDRRGMGLIRLLAQHRDALGKYGNYGKVVLPFNWWFMIVSPWLVALDVLAVTAAGLSVAGLAGLAVPAALAAFVWLGQKDFLGPLQAIYAVFDSQVSLLHAAVELLRGKGDGTWEVDEELREAFD